A single Clostridium sp. AN503 DNA region contains:
- a CDS encoding accessory gene regulator B family protein — translation MIDELSRYAADFLSERDGLLEDRTKLYQIGVDVVLSTGITFAGIGILAVWLGNLDGAMLFLACFITVRSYSGGYHASTRTRCFFLTCAAYLCTFWGAEGMLAAVPLLPEWGLRLVVFLAAAADIGVFAVFAPVENRHKRLPPDWKARNRKRAWYGLIGWMSAAAVLNTVRPDLSLQIWMTEAVITILILWCKPWRRNI, via the coding sequence ATGATTGATGAATTATCCAGATATGCTGCAGATTTTCTGTCAGAAAGAGATGGGCTCCTGGAGGACAGGACGAAGCTTTATCAGATTGGCGTGGATGTGGTCCTGTCTACCGGGATTACATTTGCAGGTATTGGTATCCTGGCAGTGTGGCTTGGCAATCTGGATGGGGCCATGCTGTTTTTAGCCTGTTTTATAACGGTCAGAAGCTATTCGGGGGGCTATCACGCATCAACGCGCACAAGATGTTTTTTTCTTACCTGCGCAGCATATCTGTGTACGTTCTGGGGCGCAGAGGGGATGCTGGCAGCCGTGCCGTTATTGCCGGAGTGGGGACTGCGGCTGGTCGTTTTTCTGGCCGCAGCCGCGGATATCGGTGTTTTTGCAGTGTTTGCGCCTGTGGAAAACAGGCATAAGCGGCTTCCGCCTGACTGGAAAGCCCGCAATCGGAAGCGGGCGTGGTATGGCCTGATTGGCTGGATGTCGGCGGCAGCTGTGCTCAACACGGTAAGACCTGATCTGTCATTGCAGATATGGATGACAGAGGCAGTGATTACAATATTAATATTATGGTGCAAGCCATGGAGGAGGAACATATGA
- a CDS encoding AAA domain-containing protein, with protein MYKIKEVLKFGREYRFWFENGSSLLLHETDLEVIRNCLTGITEKQAMEYFHVISEVVSLKTEEGEALLSKQLENLGFIGRNVVLSSYLNSQKYPIRTYEPRPLIFPFGCNESQKKAVEQAFTNQLTVIEGPPGTGKTQTILNIIANVLIQGKNVAVVSNNNSATLNVYEKLKKKDLDYLCAFLGNRENKNAFVEKQKARVFQTPVMTKEAWEKSLGEADEAQKALSRYLALQNEQAQLETECQELELERKHYYHYVKETFGEKEFGKIPLNLSSTQVLGLKVSLEEYAEKYGREALSWIRKLWLYIGFHIRNRMFLSRTIGEILTEFEWQYYDLRMHEIEERQKFIQKKLGTFSFDEKMEQMEQLSMLVLKEKMAQRFEEYPERKFSQEDLWKHPDDILKRYPIILSTTHSIRTSLSDTVYDYLIVDEASQVDLITGVLAMSCARNMIVVGDEKQLPNVIASRDMERIALIDGKFTVPPGLCYGEHSLLTSMRQVFPDAAHVILREHYRCHPRIIKFCNKKFYQDQLIIMTEDRQEPDVLKVYKTVVGNHARGRVNQRQIDEIKEEILPELLSCTIEEKDIGIISPYRDQADAAAMEVSDQLAVDTVHKFQGREKEAIIITTVDNVITEFADNPNLLNVAVSRAVSKLRLVISGNEQNENTNIGALVNYIAYEKGDVIQGTVFSVFDLLYSQYREVREAYLKNKRRVSQMESENLFYYFLQELFLRENLQDFAAAVHVPLREIIKDKTNLDETERKFVQNTWSHVDFLIYRKVDKKPKLAIEVDGAAFHKKGSVQKEVRDKIKDRVFDKCGMPLLRLSTTGSGEAERIMAMLKG; from the coding sequence TTGTACAAGATAAAAGAGGTTTTAAAATTCGGCAGGGAATACCGCTTCTGGTTTGAAAATGGGAGCAGCTTGCTGCTGCATGAGACGGATCTGGAGGTTATCCGTAACTGCTTGACCGGGATTACAGAAAAGCAGGCAATGGAATATTTCCATGTTATTTCTGAGGTAGTGTCATTGAAAACTGAAGAGGGAGAGGCATTACTCAGTAAACAGTTGGAGAATCTGGGATTTATCGGCAGGAATGTTGTGCTCTCCTCCTATCTGAATTCGCAGAAGTATCCGATCCGGACATATGAACCCCGGCCTTTGATCTTTCCATTTGGCTGCAATGAAAGCCAGAAAAAAGCAGTGGAACAGGCTTTCACAAATCAGTTGACTGTGATTGAAGGGCCTCCGGGGACGGGGAAAACACAGACGATTTTGAATATCATAGCCAATGTATTGATCCAGGGGAAAAACGTGGCGGTTGTCTCAAATAATAATTCGGCAACGCTGAATGTGTATGAGAAGCTGAAAAAGAAGGACCTGGATTATTTGTGTGCGTTCCTGGGGAATCGTGAGAACAAAAATGCGTTTGTTGAGAAACAAAAAGCGAGGGTGTTTCAAACTCCAGTTATGACGAAGGAAGCGTGGGAGAAGAGTCTGGGGGAGGCAGACGAAGCACAAAAGGCGCTTAGCAGATACCTTGCCCTGCAGAACGAACAGGCCCAGCTGGAGACGGAGTGCCAGGAATTGGAACTGGAACGGAAGCATTATTATCATTATGTAAAGGAAACCTTTGGTGAGAAAGAGTTTGGAAAAATCCCCTTAAATCTGAGCAGCACGCAGGTGCTGGGTTTAAAGGTATCTCTGGAGGAATATGCGGAAAAATATGGGCGGGAGGCGCTTTCCTGGATACGGAAACTGTGGTTATATATTGGTTTTCATATCCGGAATCGGATGTTTTTAAGCCGCACAATCGGGGAGATTTTGACAGAATTTGAATGGCAATATTATGACCTTAGGATGCATGAGATTGAGGAACGGCAAAAGTTCATTCAAAAGAAACTGGGGACTTTTTCTTTTGATGAAAAGATGGAACAGATGGAGCAACTCTCCATGTTGGTCCTGAAAGAAAAGATGGCGCAAAGATTTGAGGAATATCCGGAGCGGAAATTTTCGCAGGAGGATTTATGGAAGCATCCGGATGATATTTTAAAGCGGTATCCGATTATTTTAAGCACGACGCATTCCATTCGTACCAGCCTTTCAGACACTGTGTATGATTACCTTATTGTGGATGAAGCATCCCAGGTTGATCTGATCACTGGTGTTTTAGCCATGTCATGTGCCCGCAATATGATCGTGGTGGGTGATGAGAAACAGCTGCCTAATGTGATCGCGAGTCGGGACATGGAGAGGATTGCGCTTATTGATGGGAAGTTTACTGTGCCGCCTGGTTTGTGTTATGGAGAACATAGTTTACTGACCTCGATGCGGCAGGTATTTCCAGATGCGGCGCATGTGATTTTGAGAGAACATTATCGATGCCATCCGAGGATTATTAAGTTTTGCAACAAGAAATTTTATCAGGATCAGCTTATTATTATGACCGAGGATCGACAGGAACCGGACGTGCTGAAGGTTTATAAGACGGTTGTGGGAAATCATGCACGGGGCAGGGTCAATCAGCGGCAGATTGATGAGATTAAGGAAGAGATACTGCCGGAACTTTTATCTTGCACGATTGAGGAAAAGGATATCGGTATTATCAGTCCATACCGCGATCAGGCCGATGCAGCAGCCATGGAGGTCTCTGACCAGTTGGCCGTGGACACGGTGCACAAGTTTCAGGGGCGGGAGAAAGAGGCCATTATCATTACCACAGTGGACAATGTAATCACAGAGTTTGCAGACAATCCGAATCTTTTGAATGTGGCGGTTTCCAGGGCGGTGAGCAAACTGCGGCTGGTGATTTCGGGCAATGAACAGAATGAGAATACGAATATCGGAGCGCTGGTCAATTATATTGCTTATGAAAAGGGGGACGTGATACAGGGAACTGTTTTTTCTGTATTTGATCTGCTTTACAGTCAATACCGTGAGGTGCGGGAGGCCTATTTGAAGAATAAGAGGCGGGTTTCACAGATGGAATCAGAAAATCTGTTCTATTATTTTTTGCAGGAACTGTTTTTGCGGGAAAATCTACAGGATTTTGCAGCAGCAGTCCATGTGCCGCTGCGTGAGATCATCAAAGATAAGACCAATCTGGACGAAACGGAAAGGAAGTTTGTACAGAATACCTGGAGTCATGTGGATTTTCTGATCTATCGGAAGGTAGATAAAAAACCGAAGTTGGCTATTGAAGTGGATGGCGCGGCTTTTCATAAAAAGGGCAGTGTGCAAAAAGAAGTCCGGGATAAGATAAAGGATCGAGTTTTTGATAAATGCGGGATGCCGCTTTTGCGGTTGTCAACAACGGGAAGCGGAGAGGCGGAGCGGATTATGGCGATGCTGAAAGGTTAA
- a CDS encoding glycosyltransferase translates to MKKLLFLTKHLRIGGAEISLLRLLRQIDRTQYEIEVKLVFRDIQYNEYFPDDIKFSWIFPEMTEKAKSYVRDDPQTLCRRFISDSYDIVIAFLEGYPTRILSFYNAPNLVKIAWIHTDFRNNHHSMNAYHTLEEEMDTYKKFDHIMFCSHAAQTGFQQMIGLNPGINQKVYLPLPDAEELNLLSRAYHIEESVPYFCTMARLAPEKGLEKIPYAANALKENGYLFKWLIFGDGPLRQQLEDHIHRLRLENIVHLKGICENPFPYLKNSMAYVCTSSGESLGLSVVEAQMLSVPVIACDSSGIREALNGIQTNYLVPNSVEGLLSGIHQFLKEQDPFTRFSDRSTS, encoded by the coding sequence ATGAAAAAACTATTATTTCTGACTAAGCACCTCCGCATAGGCGGTGCAGAAATATCGTTGCTTCGTCTCCTGCGTCAAATAGACCGTACTCAATATGAAATTGAAGTAAAACTGGTATTTCGAGATATCCAATACAATGAGTATTTTCCTGATGATATAAAATTCAGCTGGATTTTTCCTGAGATGACAGAAAAAGCAAAGTCATATGTGCGAGATGACCCTCAAACACTATGCAGGCGTTTTATCTCGGACAGCTATGATATTGTTATTGCTTTCCTGGAAGGATATCCCACTCGGATCCTCAGCTTCTATAACGCACCGAACTTGGTGAAAATTGCATGGATACATACGGATTTTAGAAATAATCATCATAGTATGAATGCATATCATACACTGGAAGAAGAGATGGACACATATAAAAAATTTGATCATATTATGTTCTGTTCTCACGCAGCACAAACCGGTTTCCAACAAATGATTGGCTTAAACCCTGGAATAAATCAAAAAGTATACCTGCCGCTGCCGGACGCAGAGGAACTGAACTTACTCTCTCGGGCTTATCACATAGAGGAATCCGTTCCATATTTTTGTACCATGGCTAGATTGGCTCCGGAAAAAGGGTTGGAAAAAATCCCTTATGCTGCAAATGCTCTAAAAGAAAATGGATACCTTTTTAAATGGCTGATTTTCGGGGATGGACCACTCCGCCAGCAGTTGGAGGATCATATCCACCGACTGCGGCTGGAGAATATCGTCCATTTAAAAGGCATTTGCGAAAATCCATTTCCATATTTAAAAAACAGCATGGCATATGTCTGTACTTCCAGTGGAGAATCCTTAGGACTGTCTGTGGTAGAGGCTCAGATGCTGTCTGTACCTGTTATAGCTTGCGACTCATCTGGAATCAGGGAAGCGCTTAACGGGATACAAACGAATTATCTAGTGCCAAATAGTGTGGAAGGGCTTTTAAGCGGAATACACCAATTTCTTAAAGAGCAGGATCCGTTTACCAGATTCTCGGATCGATCCACCAGCTGA
- a CDS encoding VanZ family protein, translated as MCSSIKKYLAWAPALTIAIMIFYFSSQPADVSTASSSQISRLLLQFADLLQLASLENANITALCELMETPVRKSAHILEFSILNISILYALHVWSMKGRKWIAAAWIITVLYACTDEIHQLFVPGRAGMVTDVMIDSIGVTLISIILLWRVCRGEKKGSISPFHIKNP; from the coding sequence ATGTGCAGTTCCATAAAGAAATATCTGGCCTGGGCTCCCGCCCTGACCATAGCTATAATGATCTTTTATTTTTCAAGCCAGCCGGCGGATGTATCCACGGCCAGCAGCAGCCAGATCAGCCGTCTTCTGCTGCAATTTGCCGATCTGCTCCAACTCGCCAGTCTGGAAAATGCCAACATAACTGCATTATGCGAATTGATGGAAACACCCGTCCGGAAAAGCGCACATATCCTGGAATTCAGTATACTGAATATATCTATCCTGTACGCGCTCCATGTCTGGTCTATGAAAGGGCGGAAATGGATCGCTGCCGCCTGGATCATCACCGTGCTCTATGCCTGTACCGATGAGATCCACCAACTTTTTGTCCCGGGCCGGGCCGGCATGGTCACGGATGTGATGATTGACTCCATTGGGGTTACGCTGATCAGCATTATTCTGCTGTGGAGGGTTTGCAGAGGCGAGAAAAAAGGAAGTATTTCTCCGTTTCACATTAAGAATCCATAA
- a CDS encoding GHKL domain-containing protein gives MAAELLIDVLESWIYAEFINRYHGQTRTGAVRWCGTLGLMGLLFLNIALADMVTFFHWSTVLVDCVIVFIYGHFFLNGSLVSHAMSVALFSLGLVAGVSCSMSISAVLGENGVRMWMEAGSLGRGVLLVVSKLFLAGYAWVVLRIKRELDGRKGRMIYGMALASPVFVVVMASLLIQMLLKADGAGENAAAYVMILAGIVTLVAIIFYLGVYALRQESENRKNQLLKDIMESQKELFKKEIEGYERVRRAEHDMKNHLLGIRYYLEKNDTAGGLEYLENLIRQTAGDSGEGSRIMQRDSLWEAMIDLKLSEAEARGIQTSKRILPGRYEKIAAMDLCVILGNLLDNAIEAEERNSFKKEISVELKETCGVVCIQIKNWVDSEEIQQASRMVSGKEDRMFHGLGLQNVKETVAKYDGRLKNEIVGNYFTSQAVLPRACLEIGGDMKHD, from the coding sequence ATGGCTGCAGAATTGTTGATAGATGTGTTGGAATCATGGATCTATGCGGAATTCATTAACCGCTACCATGGGCAGACACGGACCGGTGCAGTCCGGTGGTGCGGAACGCTTGGGCTGATGGGGCTTTTGTTTTTAAACATTGCACTGGCGGATATGGTCACATTTTTTCATTGGTCTACAGTTTTGGTGGACTGTGTTATTGTTTTTATTTACGGACACTTTTTTCTAAATGGCTCCCTGGTGTCCCATGCGATGAGTGTGGCGCTCTTCAGCCTTGGGCTGGTGGCGGGTGTTTCCTGTTCCATGAGCATCAGTGCGGTGCTGGGTGAGAATGGTGTACGTATGTGGATGGAAGCCGGGTCTTTGGGACGGGGAGTATTGTTGGTGGTCAGTAAACTGTTCCTGGCGGGATATGCCTGGGTAGTCCTGCGGATCAAGCGGGAACTGGATGGCAGGAAGGGCCGGATGATCTATGGTATGGCGCTGGCCAGCCCGGTGTTCGTGGTAGTCATGGCGAGCCTGCTTATACAGATGCTGCTCAAGGCTGATGGGGCAGGTGAGAATGCGGCGGCTTATGTGATGATCTTGGCAGGCATCGTGACGCTTGTTGCCATTATTTTTTATCTGGGTGTGTATGCACTGAGACAGGAGTCTGAGAACAGGAAAAACCAGCTGCTGAAGGATATCATGGAATCCCAGAAGGAGCTGTTTAAAAAAGAGATAGAGGGATATGAGCGGGTCAGGAGGGCGGAACATGATATGAAAAACCATCTCCTCGGGATCCGGTACTATTTGGAAAAAAATGATACGGCAGGCGGGTTGGAATATCTGGAGAACCTGATCCGGCAGACCGCTGGTGACAGCGGCGAAGGTTCCAGGATCATGCAGCGGGATTCCCTGTGGGAGGCAATGATCGACCTAAAGCTCTCAGAAGCTGAGGCCAGAGGGATCCAGACATCGAAGCGGATACTGCCGGGGCGTTATGAAAAAATAGCCGCTATGGATCTTTGCGTGATTCTGGGCAATCTGCTGGACAATGCCATAGAAGCGGAGGAACGCAATTCCTTTAAAAAAGAGATCTCTGTTGAGCTGAAAGAAACTTGCGGTGTGGTCTGCATCCAGATAAAAAACTGGGTGGACAGCGAGGAGATCCAGCAGGCCAGCAGGATGGTCTCCGGAAAGGAAGACAGGATGTTCCATGGCCTGGGGCTTCAGAATGTAAAGGAAACCGTGGCTAAGTATGACGGCAGGCTTAAAAATGAGATTGTGGGCAATTACTTTACTTCACAGGCAGTGCTTCCGAGAGCCTGTTTGGAGATAGGTGGGGATATGAAGCATGATTGA
- a CDS encoding LytTR family DNA-binding domain-containing protein: MITALVVDDDIGFSKILLDAITEVSRQLHMNLEVHVENHPLHCLEAHQVYDIYFLDIEMPELSGIDLVKRLREKYVNKEFVFVSAHDDYMRSSMFVKPRAFVRKDHLMADLTETLHVLNEVFRKCDAEITVKDNLRDIRIKPSQIAYMKSEEHYVRICAASGEDLLIRNKLRMLETRMKEYDFLRIHLRYLVNLNYVQDYYKYKQMVLKSGEELPISAPYAKHVNEIFMNWVMAGER, translated from the coding sequence ATGATTACGGCATTGGTTGTTGACGACGATATTGGTTTTTCAAAAATATTGCTGGATGCAATAACAGAAGTGTCCCGGCAGCTGCATATGAATTTGGAGGTGCATGTGGAGAATCATCCGCTGCACTGTCTGGAGGCTCATCAGGTTTATGATATTTATTTTCTGGATATAGAGATGCCGGAGCTGTCAGGGATCGATCTGGTAAAACGGCTTCGGGAGAAGTATGTGAACAAGGAATTTGTGTTTGTCAGCGCCCATGACGATTACATGCGATCCTCCATGTTTGTAAAACCCAGGGCGTTTGTGAGGAAAGATCACCTGATGGCAGATCTGACAGAGACGCTTCATGTATTGAATGAGGTATTCAGGAAGTGCGACGCAGAGATCACTGTAAAAGATAATCTAAGGGATATCCGTATCAAGCCCAGTCAGATTGCCTATATGAAAAGTGAAGAGCATTATGTGAGGATCTGTGCCGCGTCAGGAGAGGACCTGCTGATCAGGAACAAACTCCGGATGCTGGAGACGAGGATGAAGGAATATGATTTTTTGAGGATCCATTTAAGGTACCTGGTCAATCTGAACTATGTTCAGGATTATTATAAATACAAACAGATGGTGCTGAAAAGTGGGGAGGAGCTTCCCATCAGCGCCCCTTACGCAAAGCATGTAAATGAGATTTTCATGAACTGGGTGATGGCTGGAGAGCGTTGA
- a CDS encoding helix-turn-helix domain-containing protein: MSEQELLSQRIQYYCKLRRMSYYKLASRSTVPMSTVLHIVNCVTKNPGIFTLAKICSGLDVSMSEFFNAEEFENIEYNVE, encoded by the coding sequence ATGAGTGAACAGGAATTGTTATCACAGCGAATACAATATTATTGCAAACTGCGCCGCATGAGCTATTATAAGCTGGCCAGCCGTTCGACGGTGCCGATGAGTACGGTGCTGCACATCGTAAACTGCGTCACGAAGAACCCGGGGATATTTACCCTTGCCAAGATCTGCAGTGGATTGGATGTGAGTATGTCGGAATTTTTCAATGCGGAGGAGTTTGAAAACATAGAATATAATGTCGAATAG
- a CDS encoding glycosyltransferase → MINSYIIAVNNSYELISNFMVNLLASTSNVDELIIILDGCQNQQTNTYLQTLSEQYKNIKLLSLQERSGFAAANNYGVRHSTGENLIFMNSDVFPQKDCISILLDKLNSSEQIGAVQPLLVYPQTNRVQSTGHLFIDYESRQVFHMQAPHAPSVQISGSRQSLTMALCVMKREIYDKFGGLDEYYFNSHEGMELTLKITLGGYDCIYCPQAVAYHCSKGSRKHVQYDEIRQKTHFYTKWKAEIQTDLARYLAMQLDQDMLDASYYVINFSKSRIWESVLNQLEIRYENFTDSDGKYDDNINLYYYFPYQTLQYPGRYLFLCDEITQLENNYNWGFLRGQHKDLIFDTNGNVVYFQTLNREEPIYEKTIISD, encoded by the coding sequence ATGATAAATAGTTATATAATCGCTGTCAATAATTCTTATGAATTAATATCCAATTTTATGGTTAACCTCCTTGCGTCTACATCCAATGTGGATGAACTGATTATCATTTTGGATGGTTGCCAAAATCAGCAGACAAATACCTATTTGCAGACATTGTCCGAACAATATAAAAACATAAAACTGCTTTCTTTGCAGGAAAGGAGCGGGTTTGCGGCAGCAAATAACTATGGGGTCAGGCATTCAACCGGTGAAAATCTAATTTTTATGAATAGTGATGTTTTTCCCCAAAAAGATTGTATTTCAATTTTATTAGATAAGCTTAATTCATCTGAACAAATAGGGGCAGTACAACCACTCCTGGTCTATCCGCAGACAAACCGTGTACAAAGCACTGGTCATCTGTTTATTGACTACGAAAGCAGGCAGGTGTTTCATATGCAGGCTCCCCATGCTCCTTCAGTACAAATTTCTGGTAGCCGACAGTCACTTACAATGGCATTGTGTGTTATGAAACGGGAAATTTACGATAAATTTGGAGGGTTGGACGAGTATTATTTTAATTCTCATGAGGGAATGGAATTAACACTCAAAATCACATTAGGAGGGTACGATTGTATCTACTGTCCGCAGGCTGTCGCCTATCATTGCAGTAAAGGATCACGTAAGCATGTTCAGTACGATGAGATAAGACAGAAAACCCATTTTTACACAAAGTGGAAAGCGGAAATTCAAACAGATCTTGCACGTTATTTGGCCATGCAACTGGATCAGGATATGCTTGATGCATCTTATTATGTGATCAACTTTAGCAAATCACGTATCTGGGAGTCTGTGTTGAATCAACTTGAAATTCGATACGAGAATTTTACAGATTCAGATGGGAAATACGACGACAATATAAATCTGTATTATTATTTTCCATATCAGACCCTGCAGTATCCCGGACGATATCTTTTTCTATGTGATGAGATAACTCAGTTGGAAAATAATTATAACTGGGGTTTTCTTCGTGGACAACATAAGGATCTGATTTTTGATACCAATGGAAATGTTGTATATTTTCAGACGCTTAACAGGGAGGAGCCTATCTATGAAAAAACTATTATTTCTGACTAA
- a CDS encoding FRG domain-containing protein: MGTPTSLKSKNEYQTIKTGVIYERVYQEFQEFTEQLEPGQIAWLNDIFYELIGNRLINEGYVDVSLFLDYPIAKQAHALEWKRNLSCIYQLFRARTAGTDKSQTAVFHEFWKKYSGSGEQLSRKGQEAVIYWFFTKYSGRLQSRKALLVAMIEHFCPEDTEREWKLAGNILSNVFCCEVITVSSLEEYVDVVAGFQAECGDGKLYYRGHADVNYDLLPSIKRQKNWARNEDRMYHELLVRCPNDFRDCKCHLDYLVEMQHYGLPTRLLDITESPMVALYFACCDSVKKTGEVILFPARQHEVKYFHSDTVAVLAALSTRTWEYREELRQSVDEGDKKKAEKLLKQLAREIKSKNPAFEPEIHMEDVTRNLFVSPVKSNQRIVKQEGAFIICGLDTEDTDQNSLRELRIREYEGESDPDKKGRIVVCAVENKGDILEQLDQFGINQAALFPEIDQVTGYIKRRYL; the protein is encoded by the coding sequence ATGGGAACACCTACATCGCTCAAGAGCAAAAATGAATACCAAACCATCAAAACAGGGGTCATATATGAACGCGTATATCAGGAATTTCAGGAGTTTACAGAGCAGCTGGAACCAGGGCAGATTGCGTGGCTGAACGACATTTTCTATGAACTCATCGGCAACAGACTGATCAATGAAGGCTACGTGGATGTGAGCCTGTTCCTGGACTATCCGATAGCAAAGCAAGCCCATGCACTGGAGTGGAAACGGAACCTGTCCTGCATATACCAGCTGTTCAGAGCGCGGACGGCAGGAACAGATAAGAGCCAGACAGCGGTGTTTCATGAATTTTGGAAGAAATATTCTGGCTCTGGGGAGCAGCTTTCAAGAAAAGGGCAGGAAGCGGTCATATACTGGTTCTTCACAAAGTATAGTGGGAGACTCCAGAGCCGAAAGGCCCTTCTAGTTGCGATGATAGAACATTTTTGCCCGGAAGATACGGAGCGGGAATGGAAGCTGGCAGGGAATATTTTGAGTAATGTTTTCTGTTGTGAAGTCATTACGGTGTCATCTTTGGAGGAATATGTGGATGTAGTAGCCGGTTTCCAGGCGGAATGCGGAGACGGAAAGCTCTATTACAGGGGACATGCTGATGTGAATTATGATCTGCTTCCGAGTATCAAACGGCAAAAAAACTGGGCAAGGAATGAAGACCGGATGTACCATGAATTGTTAGTTCGGTGTCCCAATGATTTTCGGGACTGCAAGTGTCATCTGGACTATCTTGTGGAGATGCAGCACTATGGATTGCCCACAAGGCTTTTAGATATTACCGAAAGCCCTATGGTGGCGTTGTATTTTGCCTGCTGTGATAGTGTAAAGAAGACAGGAGAGGTTATTTTGTTTCCAGCCAGACAGCATGAGGTGAAGTATTTTCACAGCGATACGGTGGCGGTTTTGGCAGCATTGTCTACCAGGACCTGGGAATACAGGGAAGAGCTGCGTCAAAGTGTGGATGAAGGGGATAAGAAAAAGGCGGAAAAGCTGCTGAAACAGCTTGCCCGGGAGATTAAATCCAAAAATCCAGCTTTTGAGCCGGAGATACATATGGAAGATGTAACGAGGAATCTGTTCGTCAGTCCTGTAAAATCCAACCAGAGAATTGTGAAGCAGGAAGGCGCCTTCATAATCTGCGGGCTGGACACGGAAGATACTGATCAGAATTCATTGCGGGAGCTGCGGATCCGGGAGTATGAGGGGGAAAGTGATCCTGATAAAAAGGGACGGATTGTGGTCTGCGCCGTGGAAAATAAAGGGGACATACTGGAGCAGTTAGATCAGTTTGGAATCAATCAGGCGGCGCTGTTCCCGGAGATTGACCAGGTGACGGGGTATATTAAGCGCAGATATTTATAA